The Paraconexibacter algicola genome includes the window CCGGCGACGCTCGCCCGGCTCGTCCCCGTGGGCGCCGCCGCCTACGTGGGGGCCATCGTGCTCGACGACCTGCACGCGGTCGCGCGCACCGCGATCGTCGAGTGGCTGTTCGTCTACGCCATGGTCGGCGTCTACGCCGTGATGAGCGCGCGGCTCAACGCGCGCCGGCTCGGCGACGTGCGCCGGCTGTCGGCCGCCCGGCAGCAGCTGCTCGGCCAGCTCCTGACCGCCGAGTTCCGCGAGCGGCGACGGCTCTCGCAGGACCTCCACGACGAGTCGCTGCAGCTGCTGCTGGCGGCGCGGCAGGACCTCGAGGAGGCCGCGCCCGGCACGCCGCACCCGAGCCTCGCGCAGGCGCAGCACGCGCTGACCGAGGGCATCCGCCTGCTGCGCGAGACGGTCCACGACCTGCACCCGATCGCCCTCGACCACGGCGGCCTGGACCTCGCGCTGCACGGCATCTGCGAGCGGCAGGCCCGGCTCGGGGGCTTCGCGGCCCGCGTCACCGTCGCCCCCGACGTCCCGGGCCTGGACGACGAGTTCGTCGTGTCGCTCGCCCGGGAGCTCGTCACCAACGCGGCCAAGCACGCCGCCGCCGAGCGGGTCACCGTCGACGCCCGCCTCGAGGACGGACGCCTGCTGCTCTCCGTCGCCGACGACGGCCGAGGCATCCCGGCGGGCCGGCCGGCCGCCGCGCTCGCGGAGGGGCACATCGGGCTGGCGTCCCTCGTCGAGCGGGTCGAGGCCGCGGGCGGCACCACGACGATCGACTCGACGGTCGGACGCGGGACGACCGTGCGGGTCGCCGTGCCGGTGCGGCGCAGCGACCCGACCGGACCCTGATCAGTCGTCGTCCCGACCGCCGCGGCCGCCGCCGCCCTGGCGGTCGGAGGCGCCGCCGGAGCGGTCGTCGGACGCGGGCGCGGACGGCGAGGCGTCCGGCTGCGGCGCGGTGGTCGCGGTCTCCGGCTCGGCGGTACCGCCGCGGTCCGGGCGCGGGGCCTTGACCTTCTTCTGAGGCTTCGCGACCGCTGCGGGGCGCTCGGTGCGCGTGCGGTCGTCCGAGGAGCGCCCGGAGCCGCGCTGCTTCTTGGCGCCGCTGCGTCCGCGGTCGGCGGGGCGGGCCGCTCCCTCGCGGGCGGGCTTCGGCGCGGAGCCCTCCGTGCGCTCGGCCCCCCTGTCGCGCGCGCGCTCGGCGTCACGCTCGCGCTCGCGCTCGCGGCTCTCGCGCCGCCCAGGTCCGCGGCGGGAGGACTCGGGCCGGTCGCGGTCGCTGCGCGCCGGGCGCTCCTCCCGGCCGTCACGGTCCTCGCGTACGGGCGCCTCGTCGCGGCGGTCCTCGCGGTCCTCCCGGTCATCGGCCTCCTCGACGGCGGGCCCGGAGGCGCCACCGCCCGGGCCGGCGGAGCCGGCGGTGCCGGGACCGCTCGTCAGCGCGCGCCCGGCCGCGAGCTCGGCGATCCCGCCGCCGGCCAGCGGGACGATCGCCCCGACCGGCCGGGTGAGGACCGGCCCGCCGGGCGCGGCGGCCGGCGCGGCGGGGGCGGACGCCGCCGTCGCGGGCGACGTCTCCGCGGCGCGCGGCGGGGCCGCGCGGAGCTCGTGCACCGCGACGTAGCCGGAGCCACCCGCGCCGCCGACGACCGCGAACGCGGCGAGCGCCTTGACCGCGGCGCCCTGCAGGCCGATCGCGGCGAACGTGCCGCCGGCGCCCCCGGCGGCCACGGCACCCGCACCGGCGATCCCGGCCCCGGCGACCGCGGCACCGCCACCACCGACCCCGCCCGCACCGGCCCCGCCCGCCCCGGCCCCGAAGACCCCGGCGAGCGCCGAGCTCTTCAGCGCCGCACCCGGTACGACCGGCAGCAGCACGGCGATCGCCGCGCGCTGGCGCTGGACCTCGAGCTTGAACGCGGTGCAGCCCGCGCACGCCTCGAGGTGACGGCGCAGCTGCGTGCGGCGCAGCGCCCCGCCGCGCAGGGTGGCGAGCTGCTCGCGGATGTCGGCGCAGTCGGTCTCCCGCGCCTGGCGGGCGCCGTGCAGCTGCTCGCGGGCCTGGAAGACGAGCGCCTTGACC containing:
- a CDS encoding sensor histidine kinase encodes the protein MSTTVYVASRDTARRLDLITAVEASADATLRGSSDSGHTALHDLLAAEVDVALLDRDLPGIDGEAIGRALRDAGRPTRVVLVGRDDGQVAGVAAVLAPEEVVRHLDALVAPRETPVAPGGASRPVAARDLRHDGGLASDEREHRIAVHRVAALRAACGIAVGIFAVADMGALQPGFWWAYAGLLVWLVVGLLVLRRPGARRRVAAVTVLDAAAMFALIETSGDATSALRFLLLMGPLCYTPFVPPATLARLVPVGAAAYVGAIVLDDLHAVARTAIVEWLFVYAMVGVYAVMSARLNARRLGDVRRLSAARQQLLGQLLTAEFRERRRLSQDLHDESLQLLLAARQDLEEAAPGTPHPSLAQAQHALTEGIRLLRETVHDLHPIALDHGGLDLALHGICERQARLGGFAARVTVAPDVPGLDDEFVVSLARELVTNAAKHAAAERVTVDARLEDGRLLLSVADDGRGIPAGRPAAALAEGHIGLASLVERVEAAGGTTTIDSTVGRGTTVRVAVPVRRSDPTGP
- a CDS encoding RNA polymerase sigma factor; the protein is MSLVAAAASSRSRPRPLLRTLSDERLVARVRAGDEAAFEVVYDRYHRSLLSFCRHMLGTREEAEDALQQVCLSAYDALRADDRPIQLKAWLFTIARNRCLTVLRARREHADVDVVEPAVEGLAAEVQRREDLRAMLADLHGLPDDQRAALVLTELGAHTHDEVAVILGVRKEKVKALVFQAREQLHGARQARETDCADIREQLATLRGGALRRTQLRRHLEACAGCTAFKLEVQRQRAAIAVLLPVVPGAALKSSALAGVFGAGAGGAGAGGVGGGGAAVAGAGIAGAGAVAAGGAGGTFAAIGLQGAAVKALAAFAVVGGAGGSGYVAVHELRAAPPRAAETSPATAASAPAAPAAAPGGPVLTRPVGAIVPLAGGGIAELAAGRALTSGPGTAGSAGPGGGASGPAVEEADDREDREDRRDEAPVREDRDGREERPARSDRDRPESSRRGPGRRESRERERERDAERARDRGAERTEGSAPKPAREGAARPADRGRSGAKKQRGSGRSSDDRTRTERPAAVAKPQKKVKAPRPDRGGTAEPETATTAPQPDASPSAPASDDRSGGASDRQGGGGRGGRDDD